A stretch of the Saprospiraceae bacterium genome encodes the following:
- a CDS encoding ComF family protein: protein MDLSFFKQDLPHAFNCFLDLLYPNLCIACGGRTHAREELFCLTCQYQVYPTQMHLRPENEFTNHFKGRISLVAGASLYYYSKGSRVQKALELLKYRGEYEIGIRIGQHFGSLLKNAANFKNLDYIIPVPLHPNRKNQRGYNQSAQFAIGLSESLECPTREDILIRTKETITQTTKNRIERNQNIQAAFKLQRPDLVKGRHVLLVDDILTTGATLESCALTLQQSELVSISMATIAMTS from the coding sequence ATGGATCTATCGTTTTTCAAACAGGATCTTCCTCATGCGTTCAATTGTTTTTTGGATTTACTCTATCCAAATCTCTGCATTGCTTGTGGTGGAAGAACACATGCGCGGGAGGAGCTCTTTTGCCTGACTTGTCAATACCAGGTTTACCCTACTCAAATGCACCTTAGGCCTGAAAATGAATTTACGAATCACTTCAAAGGCAGAATTTCTTTGGTTGCAGGGGCCTCCTTGTATTATTATTCAAAAGGCTCCAGGGTTCAAAAAGCATTGGAACTGTTAAAATATCGCGGAGAATATGAAATCGGGATCCGAATTGGTCAACATTTTGGATCCTTATTAAAAAACGCAGCAAATTTTAAGAACCTGGATTATATCATTCCGGTACCACTCCACCCAAATAGAAAAAATCAACGGGGTTATAACCAAAGTGCTCAATTTGCCATTGGACTCTCCGAATCCTTAGAATGCCCTACACGCGAAGATATTTTAATTCGCACCAAAGAAACCATTACTCAAACCACTAAAAACCGAATCGAACGAAATCAAAACATCCAGGCCGCCTTTAAATTGCAAAGACCTGATTTAGTTAAAGGAAGACATGTCTTGCTCGTAGATGATATTTTAACAACAGGTGCTACTCTGGAGTCCTGTGCGCTGACCCTGCAACAATCTGAATTAGTTTCAATCAGCATGGCAACCATTGCGATGACAAGCTGA
- a CDS encoding trypsin-like peptidase domain-containing protein, translating into MKKYIHPFLAGITGGLMVMAVFIWFQSAPADLPESNSMVHAVNSSLAVPVGPDFSDAADKALNVVVQINAQESEKLARQKMDQNNPFGNNPFFQEFDLRSFGFGAPFYQQKKGSGSGVIYSNDGYIVTNNHVVEFADDIEVILKDGRKFKAKKVGTDPRTDLAVLKIEANNLPVLQVANSDLLRVGEWVLAVGNPFGYLTSTVTAGIVSAKGRDLNLLDQQNDEDYYNPFERKTQTTPPGIEEYLQTDAAVNPGNSGGALVDVQGRLVGINSAIASKTGYYSGYSFAIPSNLMTKIVKELISTGSFDRGRFGVGVVNVDEEIKKELNLNVDYGVVITELEDKGSAKFAGLLPNDVIVEINNKPVKTVEDLQKVVALSKIGETLYTKIIRDGQAKEIPVKIKKML; encoded by the coding sequence ATGAAAAAATACATCCACCCTTTCTTAGCAGGTATTACCGGAGGCCTTATGGTTATGGCGGTATTTATTTGGTTTCAAAGCGCACCAGCTGATTTACCGGAATCGAATTCTATGGTCCATGCGGTAAATTCTAGCCTGGCTGTTCCGGTTGGACCTGATTTTTCAGATGCTGCGGATAAAGCACTCAACGTCGTGGTACAGATTAATGCCCAGGAAAGTGAGAAACTGGCGCGTCAAAAAATGGATCAGAACAATCCGTTTGGCAACAACCCCTTTTTTCAGGAATTTGATTTAAGAAGTTTTGGGTTTGGGGCACCTTTTTATCAACAGAAAAAAGGCAGTGGCAGTGGCGTCATTTATTCCAATGATGGATACATTGTAACCAATAATCACGTAGTTGAATTTGCTGATGACATCGAAGTCATTCTAAAAGATGGACGAAAGTTTAAAGCAAAGAAAGTTGGCACAGATCCCAGAACGGATTTAGCTGTTTTGAAAATAGAAGCAAACAATCTTCCGGTCCTGCAGGTTGCCAATTCAGATTTATTGCGAGTAGGGGAATGGGTACTCGCGGTTGGTAATCCTTTTGGATACCTGACCTCAACGGTAACCGCCGGAATTGTAAGTGCAAAAGGCCGGGATTTGAATTTATTGGATCAGCAAAATGATGAGGATTATTACAATCCGTTTGAGCGTAAAACCCAAACGACTCCACCGGGAATTGAAGAATATTTACAGACCGATGCCGCAGTAAACCCGGGCAATAGCGGGGGTGCACTGGTAGATGTACAGGGTCGATTGGTGGGGATTAATTCGGCCATCGCTTCTAAAACAGGGTACTATTCCGGCTACTCCTTTGCCATCCCATCCAACCTCATGACTAAAATAGTTAAAGAGCTTATAAGTACCGGAAGTTTTGATCGCGGACGGTTTGGAGTTGGTGTTGTAAATGTTGATGAAGAAATTAAAAAAGAATTGAACTTAAATGTTGATTACGGCGTTGTAATTACAGAATTAGAGGATAAAGGTTCGGCTAAATTTGCAGGATTACTTCCAAACGATGTGATCGTTGAAATAAATAATAAGCCTGTAAAAACTGTTGAAGATTTACAAAAAGTTGTAGCTTTGTCCAAGATTGGTGAGACACTCTATACCAAGATCATCCGGGATGGTCAGGCAAAAGAGATACCCGTCAAAATCAAGAAAATGTTATAA
- a CDS encoding antibiotic biosynthesis monooxygenase — MNSFKPYYAVIFSSYLSDDAEGYAAMSEKMLELVKKQEGYLGHESARDGIGITVSYWDSLESIKKWKQNEEHLLAQSEGRNRWYQSYRLRICKVEREYGMEREV; from the coding sequence ATGAATTCCTTCAAACCTTATTACGCGGTCATTTTTAGTTCCTATCTTTCTGATGATGCAGAAGGGTATGCAGCCATGTCAGAAAAAATGCTTGAGCTGGTAAAGAAACAAGAAGGATATCTCGGACATGAAAGTGCCCGGGATGGAATTGGAATCACAGTCAGTTATTGGGATAGTTTAGAATCCATAAAAAAATGGAAGCAAAATGAAGAACATCTTTTAGCACAATCCGAAGGACGTAATCGTTGGTATCAATCGTATCGTTTGCGCATCTGTAAAGTAGAGCGGGAATATGGGATGGAAAGGGAAGTCTGA
- a CDS encoding biotin--[acetyl-CoA-carboxylase] ligase, producing the protein MEFEFPHIYEYQIDSTNRLASDLLSKTNPEHGFLVITDYQTDGKGQYGRFWQSTAGQNILASFIIYPHHVELEQIFRLHLASSLAIVDSLEPYSLPRLRIKWPNDIYSGNRKIAGILIQNNIKAGKIQGSVVGIGINVNQTEFPESLNASSIQLETGKFVSRESLVIKLRQELLRNIQETDEAVWDHMLKRYNELLYLKGNSTEFILFDGNTLQGIIQEVDPSGMIILLDNQQQRREFKFGEIKYLAT; encoded by the coding sequence ATGGAATTTGAATTTCCACATATTTATGAATATCAAATTGATTCAACCAATCGGCTTGCATCGGATCTACTATCAAAAACCAATCCAGAGCATGGATTTTTAGTTATAACTGACTATCAGACAGATGGAAAAGGCCAATATGGCAGATTTTGGCAAAGTACTGCCGGACAGAACATTTTAGCCAGTTTTATTATCTATCCGCATCACGTCGAACTGGAGCAGATTTTTCGACTTCATTTGGCCAGCAGCCTTGCAATTGTGGATAGTCTGGAACCATATTCCTTACCCCGGCTTCGAATCAAATGGCCCAATGATATTTATTCAGGAAACCGTAAAATAGCCGGCATATTAATTCAAAACAATATCAAAGCCGGCAAGATTCAGGGATCTGTTGTGGGCATAGGAATTAATGTAAATCAAACCGAATTTCCTGAAAGTTTGAATGCGAGTTCGATCCAACTTGAAACAGGAAAATTCGTTTCAAGAGAGTCTTTGGTGATTAAGCTTCGTCAGGAGTTGTTGAGAAATATACAGGAAACCGATGAGGCAGTTTGGGATCACATGTTAAAACGATACAATGAGCTATTATATCTGAAGGGAAATTCCACTGAATTTATTTTATTCGATGGAAACACGCTGCAAGGGATCATCCAGGAAGTAGATCCGTCCGGCATGATCATCCTTTTAGATAACCAACAGCAGCGTCGTGAATTTAAATTTGGAGAAATAAAATACCTCGCTACATGA
- the rsfS gene encoding ribosome silencing factor, translating into MTSDSAKNTAELLALIIDSIQDIKGKNIVQLDLRHLPDAPASYFIITEGESSTQIKAIAGNVERRVKTEMGQRAHSEGQIGARWVLVDFFDVVVHVFDKDTRKYYELEDLWSDAKFTEYKNI; encoded by the coding sequence ATTACTTCCGATTCTGCAAAAAACACTGCGGAATTACTAGCCTTGATTATTGACAGTATTCAGGATATCAAAGGTAAAAACATCGTCCAATTAGACCTTCGTCATTTACCGGATGCTCCAGCCAGTTATTTTATAATTACCGAAGGGGAAAGCAGTACCCAGATAAAAGCGATTGCCGGCAATGTTGAACGCAGAGTTAAAACGGAAATGGGACAACGTGCCCATTCTGAAGGACAAATCGGTGCTCGTTGGGTGTTGGTTGATTTTTTTGACGTAGTGGTCCATGTGTTCGATAAAGACACCCGGAAATACTACGAACTTGAAGATTTATGGAGTGATGCAAAGTTTACTGAGTACAAGAATATCTGA
- a CDS encoding DNA-3-methyladenine glycosylase: MKLIDREYYLNPDVVGLAKSLLGKIIVSKVDNHITSGIIIETEAYKAPEDRASHAFNNRRTPRTSTMFMEGGHAYVYICYGIHHLFNVITAVEGIPHAVLIRALEPLDGLDHMLIRRKMSALNYTITKGPGSLSQALGITQNLNATKLYDRKSPIQLFESNQKYSDSQIGISKRIGVESSGESASLPYRFYVKGNVYVSGKNT, from the coding sequence ATGAAACTCATTGACAGAGAATATTATTTAAACCCGGATGTCGTCGGACTTGCAAAAAGTTTGTTAGGAAAAATAATAGTATCAAAGGTGGATAATCATATAACTTCAGGAATCATTATTGAAACAGAGGCTTACAAAGCACCCGAAGACAGAGCCTCACATGCTTTTAATAACAGACGGACTCCTCGAACCAGCACCATGTTTATGGAAGGAGGACATGCCTATGTTTATATATGTTATGGAATTCATCATTTATTTAACGTAATCACTGCGGTTGAAGGAATTCCACATGCTGTTTTGATACGGGCTCTTGAACCCCTGGATGGATTGGATCACATGCTCATTCGAAGGAAGATGTCAGCACTAAATTATACCATTACAAAAGGACCCGGTAGTTTGAGTCAAGCTCTTGGAATTACACAAAATTTAAATGCAACAAAATTGTATGATAGAAAAAGTCCCATCCAGTTGTTTGAATCAAATCAAAAGTATTCAGATTCTCAAATTGGAATTTCAAAACGGATTGGGGTTGAATCATCCGGAGAATCTGCAAGCCTGCCTTATCGATTTTATGTGAAAGGCAATGTATATGTGAGTGGAAAAAATACTTAG
- the asnB gene encoding asparagine synthase (glutamine-hydrolyzing), with the protein MCGLSGIYNLNQTAVSEELLKKMSRQLAHRGPDGEGIFCEQNIGLGHQRLSILDLSENGKQPMFSNNKNWIVVFNGCIYNYQKLKIDLQAKGHHFKSTCDTEVICEGLAAEGPDFFKKMDGMFAIAAWNRETKQLWLSRDRFGVKPLYYFQKDGVFLFASEIKAFFAHPVFKSVLDQESLNEYFTFQNLFSYKTLFKGVHMLPPANTVCVDLNKELQHHSWWDYNYTEPDETISPTDAVEETKRLLDLAVKKQMVADVPVGSYLSGGMDSGSLSVLASKKVDRLYTFTAGFEMSEVHGNEMGFDERTDAEITANFIKSEHYEQVLNAGDIKWSLPKVVWHLEDLKVGMSYSNYYISRLASKFVKVCLQGTGGDEIFGGYPWRYYRVFKSLDRKEFFENYYGFWQRLVTDEQKSKLFHPQIAKNFDMNLPRQVFEKVFLFNPKLKYNTPEEHIQNSLYFESKTFLPGLLLVGDKLAMANGLEERFPFLDNELVEFAQKIPIRYKLANLEAMKKLDENTAGNKRVLYGDYYDGKNVLRQAMKDILPERIINRKKQGFSSPDESWYRGENAAYVKELLLGKNIACHEFIEPAFIQNIIHEHCDQRINHRLLIWSLLCFEWWCRLFLKGETIK; encoded by the coding sequence ATGTGTGGCTTAAGCGGAATATATAATCTGAATCAAACTGCAGTATCGGAAGAACTGCTAAAAAAAATGTCTCGTCAACTGGCACATCGAGGTCCGGATGGAGAAGGCATTTTTTGTGAACAAAATATTGGATTAGGGCATCAACGACTTTCCATTTTGGATTTAAGTGAGAATGGAAAACAACCCATGTTCTCCAATAATAAAAATTGGATTGTTGTATTTAATGGGTGCATTTACAATTATCAAAAATTAAAAATCGATTTACAGGCAAAGGGTCATCATTTTAAAAGTACCTGCGATACCGAAGTGATCTGTGAAGGACTAGCCGCGGAGGGTCCTGATTTTTTCAAGAAGATGGATGGGATGTTTGCCATAGCAGCCTGGAATCGGGAAACAAAACAATTATGGCTTTCAAGAGATCGGTTTGGTGTAAAGCCTTTATATTATTTTCAAAAAGACGGTGTTTTTCTGTTTGCTTCCGAAATTAAAGCCTTTTTTGCACATCCGGTATTCAAGTCTGTATTAGATCAGGAATCTCTAAATGAATATTTTACTTTTCAAAATTTATTTAGTTATAAAACACTCTTTAAAGGGGTGCACATGTTGCCCCCTGCCAATACGGTTTGCGTTGATTTAAATAAAGAGCTGCAACATCATTCGTGGTGGGATTATAATTACACAGAACCCGACGAAACCATTAGCCCAACAGATGCCGTTGAAGAAACCAAACGCCTGTTGGATTTGGCTGTTAAAAAACAAATGGTAGCCGATGTCCCAGTGGGTTCTTATTTAAGTGGAGGCATGGATAGCGGTTCGCTCAGTGTGTTAGCCAGTAAAAAAGTAGATCGCTTGTATACATTTACTGCCGGTTTTGAAATGAGTGAGGTTCATGGAAATGAAATGGGCTTTGACGAACGGACCGATGCAGAAATTACTGCGAATTTTATCAAGTCTGAACATTACGAACAGGTACTGAATGCCGGTGATATAAAATGGAGTTTACCGAAAGTAGTCTGGCATTTAGAAGATTTGAAAGTGGGCATGAGCTATTCCAATTATTACATCAGCCGGCTTGCTTCAAAATTTGTAAAAGTCTGCTTGCAAGGAACCGGAGGCGATGAAATTTTTGGTGGATATCCCTGGCGATATTATCGCGTATTTAAATCATTGGATCGAAAAGAATTTTTTGAAAATTATTACGGATTTTGGCAACGTCTGGTGACAGATGAACAAAAATCAAAATTGTTTCATCCGCAGATAGCCAAGAATTTTGACATGAATTTACCCCGTCAGGTTTTTGAAAAAGTCTTTTTGTTTAATCCAAAACTAAAATACAATACTCCGGAAGAGCACATTCAAAACAGTTTGTATTTTGAGAGTAAAACATTTTTACCGGGGCTGCTTTTGGTCGGCGATAAACTGGCGATGGCCAATGGTTTGGAAGAACGCTTTCCATTTTTGGATAATGAGCTGGTAGAATTTGCACAAAAAATACCCATCCGGTATAAACTTGCAAATTTGGAAGCCATGAAAAAATTGGATGAAAACACTGCCGGTAATAAACGGGTTTTATATGGAGATTACTACGATGGCAAAAATGTATTGCGTCAGGCTATGAAGGATATCCTACCCGAACGAATCATTAACCGTAAAAAACAAGGATTTAGTTCGCCGGATGAATCCTGGTACCGGGGTGAAAATGCTGCCTACGTTAAGGAATTGCTATTGGGTAAAAATATTGCCTGCCATGAATTTATCGAACCTGCCTTTATACAAAACATTATCCATGAACATTGCGATCAACGCATCAATCACCGCTTATTGATTTGGAGTTTACTGTGCTTTGAATGGTGGTGCAGGCTGTTTTTGAAGGGAGAAACTATAAAATAA
- a CDS encoding T9SS type A sorting domain-containing protein, giving the protein MGSNKSAVVEFGVTWCHYCWDFHQSHVMRDIYNNYASETTVIFMEADYATNTECLYGPANCNYLSQGDFVTGMPYTIANLSPSNGANVIADYNVIYYPLLYTISPDKRVWELKTQTYLEVENWIRYSFKLNATANLTHCFCGFNGKINLNTIGGFGNLKFNWSNGQTSRNLEDLGPGSYQVTITDDNGYYKNFGPWIINAPPKMLEISSNKLNHVKCYGDNTGSIEIQSRYGVAPYSYSWSNGNSTSKIDQLSAGPYKVTVTDHVGCSVTGFYVINQTAAINFSAITTPDICETTSGSIQLIAQGGTPPYKYDIGNGYQNKALFQNLIGGKTYPVQLIDVNNCSDSLKVYVPQTIKPILNIIGDSILNCKIKNSKLQSKELAVSVKYNWKNLEDSAFHSRDSFILVAKSGHYILSVKDTLTSCMNEDSFQVKVDQLIPNIAIQNPDTLSCFKTQIQLNASASSTGANFLYRWSTSNGLINGLSDSLLISVSKAGNYELEITNIGNYCTNKEGISILEKTKPIADFISKTDNLEIELFNTSSGLPDQFYWDFGDGHHSFEPNPKHRYENYGEYNICLQVENECGNNTICTPVFIFKPGILSIASSELKHVGCYGEATGSIQIITEGGQPPYRYLWNNQDTTSTIKHLTAGNYLVNITDQLNNTIAQEFTILQPDEIILDQAEISPASAGLNNGKIKLFNSGGIQPYQYNWSNGMSSNPIELISAGTYYVELTDANLCVKEFGPFVVKEVTAVDENYGFEVIKLVANPYEKLIYVELESNTNENLTISIKDVYNHSCLLKQFSEKQIQSKLDARNLPAGIYFICIQSGNQQKVIKFLWY; this is encoded by the coding sequence ATGGGTTCAAACAAATCTGCAGTTGTTGAATTTGGGGTAACCTGGTGTCACTATTGCTGGGATTTTCATCAAAGCCATGTAATGCGTGATATCTATAACAATTATGCTTCCGAAACCACCGTCATTTTTATGGAAGCAGATTATGCCACCAATACAGAATGCCTGTACGGACCTGCAAATTGCAATTACCTGTCCCAAGGGGATTTTGTAACCGGCATGCCCTACACCATTGCCAATTTAAGTCCTAGCAATGGTGCCAATGTCATTGCAGATTACAATGTGATTTATTATCCCTTGCTCTATACCATTTCACCGGATAAAAGAGTTTGGGAACTAAAAACACAAACCTACCTCGAAGTAGAGAATTGGATTCGATATAGTTTTAAATTAAATGCTACCGCAAATCTTACGCATTGTTTTTGTGGATTTAATGGAAAAATTAACCTAAACACGATAGGTGGTTTTGGGAATCTTAAATTTAACTGGAGCAACGGACAAACAAGCCGCAATTTGGAAGATTTAGGTCCTGGCAGCTATCAGGTTACCATTACTGATGACAACGGTTATTATAAAAATTTTGGACCCTGGATCATCAATGCTCCACCAAAAATGCTTGAAATTTCCAGTAATAAATTAAATCACGTGAAATGTTATGGTGACAATACAGGATCTATTGAAATTCAATCCAGATATGGCGTTGCACCCTATTCATATTCCTGGTCAAATGGAAATTCCACTTCAAAAATAGATCAATTAAGTGCAGGTCCTTATAAAGTGACCGTGACGGATCATGTGGGTTGTAGTGTGACCGGTTTTTATGTAATAAATCAAACTGCCGCAATAAATTTCTCAGCAATAACAACTCCCGACATTTGTGAAACAACATCCGGCAGCATTCAACTGATTGCACAAGGAGGAACGCCTCCCTATAAATACGATATCGGGAATGGATATCAAAACAAAGCACTGTTTCAAAATCTAATTGGCGGAAAAACGTATCCAGTTCAACTGATAGATGTCAATAATTGCAGTGATTCACTAAAAGTATATGTCCCACAAACGATTAAACCGATACTAAATATTATCGGAGATTCTATACTTAATTGTAAAATTAAAAATTCAAAACTACAAAGTAAAGAACTTGCAGTAAGCGTAAAATACAATTGGAAAAATTTAGAGGATTCTGCATTTCATTCCAGGGATAGTTTTATTCTGGTTGCAAAAAGTGGACACTATATTTTATCAGTTAAGGATACCCTCACTTCCTGTATGAATGAAGACAGTTTTCAGGTGAAAGTGGATCAATTAATTCCAAACATTGCAATACAAAATCCGGATACTTTAAGTTGTTTTAAAACACAGATACAACTGAATGCTTCTGCTTCATCCACTGGGGCAAATTTTCTGTATCGATGGAGCACATCAAATGGTTTGATTAATGGTCTTTCAGATAGTTTGTTAATCAGCGTTTCAAAAGCTGGAAATTATGAGTTGGAAATTACCAATATTGGAAATTATTGCACTAATAAGGAAGGCATTAGCATTTTGGAAAAGACAAAACCAATTGCTGATTTTATATCAAAAACAGACAATCTTGAAATCGAGCTATTTAATACCTCTTCTGGATTACCTGATCAATTTTATTGGGATTTTGGAGACGGTCATCATTCTTTTGAACCAAATCCCAAACACCGCTATGAAAATTATGGAGAATACAATATCTGCCTTCAGGTTGAAAATGAATGTGGCAACAATACGATCTGTACACCCGTATTTATTTTTAAACCTGGCATCTTATCAATAGCATCCAGCGAGTTAAAGCATGTAGGTTGTTATGGTGAAGCGACTGGCTCCATACAAATTATAACTGAAGGCGGACAGCCACCCTATCGTTACCTGTGGAACAATCAGGATACTACAAGCACTATCAAACATTTAACAGCAGGCAACTATCTGGTAAACATTACGGACCAATTAAATAATACAATTGCACAGGAGTTTACCATTTTACAACCAGATGAAATCATTTTAGATCAAGCTGAAATAAGTCCTGCAAGTGCTGGATTAAATAATGGAAAAATAAAACTGTTTAATTCAGGAGGCATACAACCCTATCAGTACAATTGGTCAAATGGAATGAGCTCCAATCCCATTGAATTGATTAGTGCTGGGACCTATTATGTGGAATTGACGGATGCAAATTTATGTGTGAAAGAATTTGGACCTTTTGTTGTTAAAGAAGTGACTGCTGTGGATGAGAATTATGGATTTGAAGTGATTAAACTCGTCGCAAATCCTTATGAGAAACTAATTTATGTTGAACTGGAATCAAACACCAATGAAAACCTGACTATTTCAATTAAGGATGTATATAACCATAGTTGTCTGCTAAAGCAATTTAGTGAAAAACAAATTCAATCAAAGCTAGATGCTCGAAATTTACCTGCTGGCATCTATTTTATTTGCATTCAATCAGGGAACCAACAAAAAGTTATTAAATTTCTTTGGTATTAA
- a CDS encoding toxin-antitoxin system YwqK family antitoxin translates to MKFPVIFVLTLLLSISCKQLKTVENKNAAGKLIEKYSYKIIEGKELKEGLYEKYDEEGRLLESANYTNGKLNGIRKLYREGKLESEETRVDDKYEGPFKAYHPNGSLQIEANYTNDIMAGDVKVYYPGGQLKEIVRFADNVEDGPFVEYHENGKLKAEGNYKQSDGAVEDGELKLYDTTGTLIKIMNCELGKCFTKWAKDTTAVQ, encoded by the coding sequence ATGAAGTTCCCTGTCATTTTCGTGCTCACCTTACTGCTTTCGATATCCTGCAAGCAATTGAAAACAGTTGAAAATAAAAATGCAGCTGGCAAGCTGATTGAAAAATACAGTTATAAAATTATTGAAGGGAAGGAACTAAAAGAAGGCCTTTATGAAAAATACGATGAAGAAGGCAGGCTGCTTGAATCGGCTAACTATACAAACGGTAAATTAAATGGCATCCGAAAACTATACCGGGAAGGAAAATTGGAAAGTGAAGAAACTCGTGTAGATGACAAATACGAGGGACCCTTTAAAGCGTATCACCCGAATGGAAGTCTGCAAATTGAAGCAAACTATACCAATGACATCATGGCCGGAGACGTAAAAGTATATTATCCCGGTGGCCAATTAAAAGAAATTGTTAGGTTTGCAGATAATGTGGAAGATGGCCCGTTTGTGGAATACCATGAGAATGGAAAATTAAAAGCAGAAGGCAATTATAAACAATCCGATGGTGCAGTTGAAGATGGTGAATTAAAGCTTTATGATACCACAGGCACTTTAATAAAAATAATGAATTGCGAACTTGGCAAATGTTTTACAAAATGGGCAAAAGATACTACGGCTGTTCAATAG
- the porQ gene encoding type IX secretion system protein PorQ: MGKRYYGCSIVFLIFIQSLCSQTGGRQIFQFLNLSSGARIAALGGMPIAWRANDPGIAFYNPSTLTKEMSGKIYFAHQFYFADISNGHAAYSYHAAKPDLNFQLGVHYINHGDLNRTDVYGNSQGSFKAKETDFYIGASKIIKERLSVGLNLQMIFSNLDGYTSSGMAFNSGVNYFNPEKNYSLTLLFKNAGFQLSKYNNESENLPFEIQLGFAKKLKHLPLIYHISLQHLEKWNVRYDDPDLNDNSNLFGDVTKDKPFEKALGTMLRHVVIGAELNVGKKENFSLRLGYNHLRKSDLSVTDYRSFSGLSAGFGIKIYKFKFDYSYAVYHLAGGTSQITISTNLNSFVKKEL; the protein is encoded by the coding sequence ATGGGCAAAAGATACTACGGCTGTTCAATAGTCTTTTTAATATTCATCCAGTCACTTTGTTCGCAAACAGGTGGCAGACAGATTTTTCAGTTTCTTAATTTATCCTCCGGAGCACGAATTGCAGCCCTTGGAGGAATGCCGATCGCATGGAGAGCAAACGATCCGGGTATTGCTTTTTATAATCCTTCTACGTTAACCAAAGAAATGAGTGGGAAAATTTATTTCGCCCACCAATTTTATTTTGCTGATATTTCAAATGGACATGCAGCATATTCTTATCATGCAGCTAAACCGGATTTAAATTTTCAACTGGGTGTTCATTACATTAATCATGGAGATTTAAATCGAACCGATGTGTATGGAAATTCTCAGGGTTCATTCAAAGCCAAAGAAACTGATTTTTATATTGGGGCATCTAAAATCATAAAAGAACGATTGAGTGTAGGCCTTAATTTGCAAATGATCTTTTCAAATTTAGATGGATATACTTCCAGTGGAATGGCATTTAATTCAGGAGTGAATTATTTTAATCCTGAAAAAAATTATTCGCTGACTTTATTATTTAAAAATGCCGGCTTCCAATTAAGTAAATACAATAACGAATCTGAAAACCTTCCCTTTGAAATTCAATTGGGCTTTGCCAAAAAACTAAAACATCTACCCTTAATTTATCACATCAGCCTTCAACATCTGGAAAAATGGAATGTGCGTTATGATGATCCGGATCTCAATGACAATTCCAACTTATTTGGAGATGTTACAAAAGACAAACCCTTTGAAAAAGCGCTCGGAACGATGTTGAGACATGTTGTGATCGGTGCTGAATTGAATGTCGGCAAAAAGGAAAATTTCTCCTTACGTCTGGGTTACAATCACCTTCGCAAAAGCGACCTTTCCGTAACAGATTATAGAAGCTTCTCAGGACTTTCTGCTGGCTTTGGAATTAAAATCTATAAATTTAAGTTTGACTATTCGTATGCCGTTTACCATCTGGCAGGTGGTACCAGTCAAATTACAATCAGTACAAACCTGAATTCCTTTGTAAAAAAAGAGCTTTAA